The segment TGCGCATGCGCGTGTCGTCGGACTACCAGGGCGACGGCCCGCCCGTGTGGCGCTGGCAGGACCTGCTGATCATGGACCCGGGCGATGGCTTCGAGGCCGCCCTGAAGGCGGGGTTCGACGCCGTGGCCGCGCGCCACACGGCCCCGACGCCGCAGATGAAATGGCTGCTGAAGCGGGAGGTTCCGCGCATCCTGAAGGACGCGAAGAACCTGAGCCTGCGCCAGCGCGGCTGGATGACCCGGTGCCGCCCGACCACGCTGGCGTCGGGCCGCGTGCTGCTGCCGCTGTACTCCGACGGGTATGTCGCCGGCCTGTGCGGCATCAGCGACGACGGCGGCGCGACCTGGCGGTCCTCGGCGGTCATGCCGGGGGCGGCGCTCAACCAGCCGAGCCTCGTCCAGAAGAAGGACGGCACGGTGGTGGCGTACTTCCGCGAGGAGGACGACGTCCTCCACCGCATTCTGCGGAGCGAATCGCACGACAACGGCGAGACGTGGACCGTGGCGGAGTACACGGAGCTGCCCAACCCCAACGCGAGCGTGGGGGTGCTGGGCCTGCGCGACGGGCGGTGGCTGCTGGTGTACAACGACACCGAGCAGGAGCGCGAGAGTCTGGTCCTGTCCCTGTCCGACGACGAGGGCGCGACCTGGAAGGCGACCCGGCCCCTGGAGCGCGCGGCGGGCGGCGCCTTCCACTACCCCTTCATGATCCAGACCGCCAACGGGCGGGTGCACGTCACGTATA is part of the Candidatus Hydrogenedentota bacterium genome and harbors:
- a CDS encoding exo-alpha-sialidase codes for the protein MTLRTLAACAVLLASAASAEPFCQSELVFPLQPQHAHSSTLAECPNGDLLACWFQGSGERTAKDVALFGARLRKGESAWSAPFPMADTPDFPDCNPVLFVDAHGDLRLFWIAVLSERWEDSLLRMRVSSDYQGDGPPVWRWQDLLIMDPGDGFEAALKAGFDAVAARHTAPTPQMKWLLKREVPRILKDAKNLSLRQRGWMTRCRPTTLASGRVLLPLYSDGYVAGLCGISDDGGATWRSSAVMPGAALNQPSLVQKKDGTVVAYFREEDDVLHRILRSESHDNGETWTVAEYTELPNPNASVGVLGLRDGRWLLVYNDTEQERESLVLSLSDDEGATWKATRPLERAAGGAFHYPFMIQTANGRVHVTYTYNPPGGAGKTIKHIALDPDWVLAGDK